In a genomic window of Echeneis naucrates chromosome 4, fEcheNa1.1, whole genome shotgun sequence:
- the LOC115041831 gene encoding calreticulin-like, whose protein sequence is MKLPAVTLVLIASIAVTADGAVRFQEQFLDGDGWKSRWLESKHKSDYGQWKLSAGKFYGDAEADKGLQTSQDARFYALSARFEPFSNEGKPLVVQFTVKHEQKIDCGGGYVKIFPSDLDQSDVHGESQYYIMFGPDICGYSTKKVHVIFNYKGQNHLIKKDIKCKDDELTHLYTLILNPDQSYEVKIDNEKVESGTLEDDWDMLPPKKIKDPEAKKPSDWDDRAKIDDPSDTKPEDWDQPETIPDPDAKKPDDWDEDMDGEWEPAMITNPEYKGEWKPKQIDNPDYKGNWVHPEIDNPEYTHDATMYKFDNIGVLGLDLWQVKSGTIFDNFLITDDVKEAEEFGTKTWGATKEPEKKMKDEQEDMDRKLREEEEKSKKDSEGDEEDGEEDNEEAEDDGENNEEVDEDTEDVQQKDEL, encoded by the exons ATGAAGCTCCCAGCGGTTACTCTTGTGCTGATCGCGTCGATAGCCGTCACCGCTGACGGCGCGGTCCGCTTCCAGGAGCAGTTTCTGGATGGAG ATGGATGGAAGAGTCGGTGGCTGGAGTCAAAACACAAGTCAGACTATGGTCAATGGAAATTAAGTGCTGGAAAGTTCTACGGGGATGCAGAGGCTGACAAAG GTCTTCAGACTAGCCAGGATGCCCGCTTTTACGCTCTGTCTGCCCGCTTCGAGCCCTTTAGCAACGAGGGAAAGCCCTTGGTAGTTCAGTTCACTGTGAAGCACGAGCAGAAGATCGACTGTGGAGGGGGTTACGTCAAGATCTTCCCCTCTGACCTCGACCAGAGCGATGTGCATGGGGAGTCTCAGTATTACATCATGTTTG GGCCTGATATCTGCGGCTACAGCACTAAGAAGGTTCATGTGATCTTTAACTACAAGGGCCAAAACCATCTCATCAAGAAAGACATCAAATGCAAG GATGATGAGTTGACCCACCTGTACACACTGATACTAAATCCAGACCAGTCGTACGAGGTGAAGATCGACAATGAGAAAGTGGAGTCTGGCACACTGGAGGACGACTGGGATATGCTGCCCCCAAAGAAGATTAAGGACCCTGAAGCCAAGAAACCCAGCGACTGGGATGACAGGGCCAAGATTGATGATCCCAGTGACACCAAGCCTGAG GACTGGGACCAGCCAGAGACAATCCCTGACCCTGATGCCAAGAAGCCTGATGACTGGGACGAGGACATGGATGGAGAGTGGGAACCTGCCATGATCACCAACCCAGAGTATAAG GGAGAGTGGAAACCCAAGCAGATTGACAACCCTGACTACAAGGGAAATTGGGTCCACCCTGAGATTGACAACCCAGAGTACACTCATGATGCCACAATGTACAAATTTGACAACATTGGCGTACTGGGGCTGGATTTGTGGCAG GTTAAATCTGGCACCATCTTTGACAACTTCCTGatcactgatgatgtcaaaGAAGCTGAAGAGTTTGGGACAAAAACCTGGGGAGCAACAAAG GAAccagaaaagaagatgaaggaCGAGCAGGAGGACATGGACAGGAaactgagagaggaggaggagaagagcaaGAAAGACAGTGAAGGGGATGAAGAAGATGGTGAGGAGGACAATGAGGAGGCAGAGGATGATGGTGAAAACAATGAGGAGGTGGATGAGGACACTGAGGACGTCCAACAGAAAGACGAGTTGTAG